A stretch of the Aegilops tauschii subsp. strangulata cultivar AL8/78 chromosome 4, Aet v6.0, whole genome shotgun sequence genome encodes the following:
- the LOC109749721 gene encoding TPD1 protein homolog 1B-like: protein MACFRSRSRAAAVVVVTMLLLQACSEVSASSSPQFRKMLVSVNASSMSSSGGGGHSAEPLELEECSKDLLEVFQNNAPSMAGGMPTYSVEITNTCIDCAVCDVHIACGDFASNDVIDPDKFRRLGFNDCLVNGGGSIEPSFPVSFQYGNSFPYPMTVASASCDCN from the exons ATGGCATGCTTTCGGAGTCGTTCAAGAGCTGCGGCCGTGGTCGTTGTCACCATGCTCCTGCTCCAAGCTTGCAGTGAAG TTTCAGCATCTTCCTCGCCGCAGTTCCGCAAGATGTTGGTCAGCGTCAATGCATCTTCCATGTCATCGAGCGGCGGCGGAGGCCACTCGGCGGAGCCGTTGGAGCTGGAGGAGTGCTCGAAGGACCTCCTGGAGGTTTTTCAGAACAACGCGCCGAGCATGGCCGGCGGCATGCCGACCTACAGCGTCGAGATCACCAACACCTGCATCGACTGCGCCGTGTGCGACGTCCACATCGCATGCGGCGACTTCGCCTCAAATGACGTCATCGACCCAGACAAGTTCCGCCGCCTCGGTTTCAACGACTGCCTCGTCAATGGCGGCGGGTCCATCGAGCCCAGCTTCCCTGTGTCGTTCCAGTACGGCAACTCCTTTCCCTACCCGATGACAGTCGCGTCCGCCTCCTGTGACTGTAACTAG